From the genome of Hyphobacterium sp. CCMP332:
AGCGCCGCCGATCACGAAACAGGCGTCGCGAATACCGTCATCGCGCCAGCGCGCCAGTGCATCGGACAATTCGCGTGACGACAGCGCCTTGCCCCGTTCATCCATCAGACAAACGGCGGCGCCATCGGGAATCTGAGCCGCAAGGGCTGATGATTCCGCCGCGCGGGATTTGAACGGCTTGGGATCAATCTCGGTCTCTGACAGTGGCCCCAGGGCGATTTGTGGCCCGCTGGCGCGTATGCGTTCGGCATAGCGCTGGATCAGTTCGCGTTCCGGGCCGGACTTCAGCCGCCCGGATGCGATAATCCGCAATTGCATGCGGGATCAGCCTTCAGGCTTTTCAGGAGAATCCACCGACCACATGCGTTCCAGATTGTAGAAGGTGCGTACTTCCGGACGGAACAGATGAACCACGACATCGCCGGCATCAATCAACACCCAGTCGGCGGTCGCCAGTCCTTCGGCACGGGCCCGGCCATGACCGGATTCCTTCAGCGCGCGGATCACATGATCCGCAATCGCACCGACATGCCGGTGCGAGCGTCCCGAAGCGATAATCATGAAGTCGGTGACCGATGATTTTCCACGCAGATCGATGGAAATGATATCTTCCGCCTTGTCATCCTCCAGAAGGCCTGTGATGAGGCTTTCGAGGGCTTCGCTTGTGGCATCGCCGCCTTTGGCGATAACGGGGGCGGTTTCGGCGGTTTTGGCCGTCCGATCAGCTTGCGTGGTCAGTGGTCTGCTCCTGCATGAATGTCTGAAAATTCAGCATAGCACAGACTTTACGCACGTTCGAGCCAGTAGAGTGTGAAATAGCCGCGGGCATCACTCCAGTCCTGCTTGACCACCAGCCCGGCACTCGCCGCCAGCGCTGTAAAGCGCTCTATCGAGAATTTGTGGGAGTTCTCGGTATGAATCGTCTCGCCGGCTGACATGCGGAATGTCTGGCCCGATACGGAAAATTCCGTGTCGCGTTTGGCGACCAGATGCATCTCGACGCGCGCGGCATCGCTGGTCCAGACCGCCTTGTGGTCGAATGCATCGGTCTCGATCGTTCCGTTCAGCTCCCGGTTGATGCGGGTCAGGAGGTTGAGATTGAAGGCGGCCGTCACACCGCTGGCATCATCATAGGCATTCTCGAGTATGTCGGCCGATTTGACGCGGTCGGCACCGATGAGCAGGGCATCTCCCGGCCGCAACCAGCCGCGGATCGTCTCCAGCAGCGCCTTGGCGCCGCCCGGCTCGAAATTTCCGATCGTCGAGCCCGGAAAGAAGACCAGCCGCTTTCCATCCGGAATCGGCAGGTCTTCCAGGGGAACCGGTTGGGTAAAGTCCGCGCAGATCGCCCCGACCGACAGGCCGTCATATCGCGCGGCGAGGTCTTCACACGCAGAGATCAGATGCTCTTTCGAGATGTCGAGCCCGATATAGGCGGCCGCCCGGTCCAGCGCGTTGAGAAGCTTGTCGATCTTGACGCTGGAGCCGGAGCCCGGCTCGATCACGACTGCGCCGCTGCCGGCCTTGGCGGCAATTTCGCCGGCGATGGCATCCAGAATGCCAAGCTCGGTTCGGGTGACGTAATAATCTTCGGTATCGGTGATGTCATCGAACAATGCCGACCCCCGCGCATCGTAAAAATGCTTGGGCGGGATGGATTTTTGTGGCCGGGACAGGCCCTCCAGCACGTCATCCTGAAAGCGGGATTTGGGCGGGTGCAGGTCGTTGAAGAAGGAAAGCGTGCCAGCATGGCTCGGCATAGTCATGAAAAAAGCTCGATTGTGGCTGGCAGAACGGGGCTAGGTGTCGCGCATAAGCGACGAGGCCTCACTATGTAGGGGTTCAGTCAGATAGGTCCACCCCGGAGCCGGCTTCCGGGCGATCAGTTTGGCGTGAGTTTCCGTTACCCGGCTGGCGGCCATGCTTCGGGCTGCTGGCGACAGACGCGCCCGTATCGGATCCTGCGGCCGCGCGATGATGGCAATGGGGGTCGACGCCGCGATCTCGCGCCAGCGCCGCCAGCGATGAAACTGTTTGAGATTGTCCGCACCCATGATCCAGACGAAGTGAACCTTGGGATAGCGCCGGTGCAAGACGCTCAGGAGTTCTGCCGTGGTCCGGATGCCGGTGCGCAATTCGATATCGCTGATCACCATGCGAGGGCCGGTAGCGGCGTCCTCAACGCTTGCAAATCGCCGGGAGTAATCTCCGGCCAGATGTGATTTCAGCGGGTTTTGCGGCGAGACGATCCACCAGACCCGGTCCAGCCCCAATTGCTTGAGGGCTGTTTGCGCGACATGGCGGTGCCCGGCGTGAACGGGATCAAAACTGCCGCCAAACAGACCAATCGTCATGCCAGGCGCCAGCGCTTCGCTTTTGAGCAGCGATGCGCGGCGGCCGCGCCGTATGGCACCGGCAAAACGGACCGGGCGAGACTGCCGGTTCACGGCGTCCAGCGCTCTTCGGGCTCGTCCGGCGTTTCCGCCTCGATCCGTTCTTCC
Proteins encoded in this window:
- a CDS encoding nicotinate-nucleotide adenylyltransferase — encoded protein: MNRQSRPVRFAGAIRRGRRASLLKSEALAPGMTIGLFGGSFDPVHAGHRHVAQTALKQLGLDRVWWIVSPQNPLKSHLAGDYSRRFASVEDAATGPRMVISDIELRTGIRTTAELLSVLHRRYPKVHFVWIMGADNLKQFHRWRRWREIAASTPIAIIARPQDPIRARLSPAARSMAASRVTETHAKLIARKPAPGWTYLTEPLHSEASSLMRDT
- the egtD gene encoding L-histidine N(alpha)-methyltransferase codes for the protein MTMPSHAGTLSFFNDLHPPKSRFQDDVLEGLSRPQKSIPPKHFYDARGSALFDDITDTEDYYVTRTELGILDAIAGEIAAKAGSGAVVIEPGSGSSVKIDKLLNALDRAAAYIGLDISKEHLISACEDLAARYDGLSVGAICADFTQPVPLEDLPIPDGKRLVFFPGSTIGNFEPGGAKALLETIRGWLRPGDALLIGADRVKSADILENAYDDASGVTAAFNLNLLTRINRELNGTIETDAFDHKAVWTSDAARVEMHLVAKRDTEFSVSGQTFRMSAGETIHTENSHKFSIERFTALAASAGLVVKQDWSDARGYFTLYWLERA
- the rsfS gene encoding ribosome silencing factor; this translates as MAKGGDATSEALESLITGLLEDDKAEDIISIDLRGKSSVTDFMIIASGRSHRHVGAIADHVIRALKESGHGRARAEGLATADWVLIDAGDVVVHLFRPEVRTFYNLERMWSVDSPEKPEG
- the rlmH gene encoding 23S rRNA (pseudouridine(1915)-N(3))-methyltransferase RlmH, with translation MQLRIIASGRLKSGPERELIQRYAERIRASGPQIALGPLSETEIDPKPFKSRAAESSALAAQIPDGAAVCLMDERGKALSSRELSDALARWRDDGIRDACFVIGGADGLDRTVFANPDMIVSFGKAVWPHMLVRAMLAEQLYRAVSILSGSPYHRD